A region from the Drosophila bipectinata strain 14024-0381.07 chromosome 3R, DbipHiC1v2, whole genome shotgun sequence genome encodes:
- the LOC108130594 gene encoding 3-oxoacyl-[acyl-carrier-protein] synthase, mitochondrial, with protein sequence MSFLKNFKIVAAAPLRYSSTSTHSHRRRVVITGSGAVTPLANNVADSWRRILAGESAISKLGPEFKGLPCQVAAQIPKDSLQLDKHLSKSDIKLMSPATQLAVLAAEEALTTGRLNPKELSEEQKERFGVCVGMGMFDLAEVYSTWNQLQRGYNRVSPFFVPRLLPSMACGHISMRHGLRGPNHSVSTACATGAHALGDAMRFIRNGDADVMLAGSGEACIDPLSIAGFCRLRALSTAFNDSPGVASRPFDKSRDGFVMGEGAAVLLLEELEHARARGAPILAELLGYGLSGDAYHITSPSEDGTGATLAMKRAIQDAGISAEEVTYVNAHATSTPTGDRIESHAISRVFGDHTSNVRVSSTKGAHGHLLGSSGNLEALFVVHACAENKLPPSINIEQLDVDIDVVTKSVEWSPNQNRRIALKNSFGFGGTNASLCIASYSE encoded by the coding sequence ATGAGTTTTTTGAAGAATTTTAAGATTGTGGCAGCGGCTCCATTGCGCTATTCTTCAACCTCAACACATTCCCACCGCCGACGGGTGGTGATTACCGGCAGTGGAGCTGTCACACCGCTGGCCAACAATGTGGCGGATTCCTGGCGTCGCATCCTAGCCGGCGAATCGGCAATCTCTAAGCTGGGACCAGAATTTAAGGGATTGCCCTGCCAGGTGGCTGCACAAATACCAAAGGACTCTCTTCAACTGGACAAACACCTGAGCAAGTCGGACATCAAGCTGATGAGCCCAGCCACCCAGTTGGCGGTACTGGCGGCCGAGGAGGCGCTGACCACCGGACGCCTTAATCCCAAGGAGTTGAGTGAGGAACAGAAGGAACGCTTCGGCGTCTGTGTGGGCATGGGAATGTTTGATCTTGCGGAAGTTTATAGCACCTGGAACCAGCTGCAAAGGGGTTACAACAGAGTAAGCCCCTTTTTCGTGCCCCGACTCCTGCCCAGCATGGCATGTGGCCACATCAGCATGCGACATGGTCTCAGAGGACCGAACCACTCAGTCTCAACGGCGTGTGCAACAGGTGCTCATGCTTTGGGCGACGCCATGCGATTCATCCGTAATGGAGATGCTGACGTGATGCTGGCCGGAAGCGGTGAAGCCTGCATAGATCCTCTATCCATCGCCGGATTCTGCAGATTAAGGGCTCTGAGCACCGCCTTTAATGACAGCCCCGGTGTAGCCTCCAGGCCCTTTGACAAGTCCCGAGATGGCTTTGTGATGGGGGAAGGAGCGGCAGTGCTGTTGCTCGAGGAACTGGAGCATGCCCGCGCTAGAGGAGCACCCATTTTAGCGGAACTCTTGGGCTACGGGTTGTCGGGCGATGCCTACCACATTACGTCCCCCAGTGAAGATGGGACCGGAGCTACGCTGGCCATGAAGCGGGCCATCCAAGATGCAGGAATCAGTGCTGAGGAAGTCACCTATGTCAATGCCCATGCCACCTCTACACCCACTGGCGATCGGATCGAATCCCATGCTATTTCTCGAGTCTTCGGTGATCATACCTCAAATGTGAGGGTTTCCTCAACGAAGGGAGCCCACGGGCATCTGCTGGGCTCTTCGGGGAATCTGGAAGCACTGTTTGTAGTTCATGCCTGTGCGGAAAACAAGCTGCCGCCCTCCATCAACATAGAGCAGCTGGATGTGGACATCGATGTGGTAACCAAGTCCGTGGAGTGGTCTCCAAACCAGAATCGTCGCATCGCCCTCAAGAATTCGTTTGGCTTTGGGGGCACTAATGCCTCCTTGTGCATTGCCAGCTACTCGGAATAG
- the LOC108130703 gene encoding methanethiol oxidase, whose amino-acid sequence MSTKSCCHGPGYATPLDAMRSGPREKLLYTVTVQPNLDEPHGDYLSTVDVDPESPTYCQIVHRTFTNRKGDELHHSGWNACSSCYIVDEKADKIPKRNRLILPSLNSDFIYILDVVKDPRKPEIVKVIDGDVLKSHNVTGPHTTHCLANGNIMISVMGDAEGYAKGEFILFDSEFNCIGTWTKGEKKALCGYDFWYQPYFDVMVSSEWGAPNKWRRGWQTKDLDDMTQYGCRLNFYKWSTQTLYQTIDLGSDGITPLEIRFLHNPKRAEGFVGCALNAKVFYFKKKDNSDEFEAKKVIDIPEKLVDTGSGKAESMGGMISDIIISLDDRFLYVNCWRHGDVRQYDITDPENPKLTGQLFLGGAIASDLPNVVVKEDKELKERPPARYVKGRRLEGGPQMMQLSLDGKRLYVSSSLYSPWDKQFYPKMVSKGGHIVLIDVDTVNGGFALNEDFLVDFGNEPYGPGLPHEMRYPGGDCTSDIWLANDA is encoded by the exons ATGTCCACAAAAT CCTGTTGCCACGGACCGGGTTACGCAACCCCCCTGGATGCCATGAGGAGTGGCCCCCGGGAGAAGCTCCTCTACACTGTCACCGTCCAGCCCAATCTGGATGAGCCCCACGGCGACTATCTGTCCACAGTCGATGTGGATCCAGAGAGCCCCACCTACTGTCAG attgttCATCGCACATTTACAAATCGAAAGGGCGATGAACTGCATCACTCTGGTTGGAACGCCTGTTCGAGTTGCTATATCGTGGACGAGAAAGCTGATAAAATTCCCAAGAGAAACCGTTTAATTCTACCATCTCTGAATTCCGACTTTATCTATATCCTCGATGTGGTGAAGGATCCACGCAAGCCGGAAATCGTTAAAGTTATTGACGGCGATGTGCTAAAAAGCCACAATGTTACGGGCCCTCATACCACCCATTGTTTGGCCAACGGAAATATCATGATATCGGTGATGGGCGATGCCGAAGGATATGCCAAGGGCGAATTTATCCTTTTCGACTCCGAGTTCAATTGCATTGGCACCTGGACTAAGGGCGAGAAGAAGGCTTTGTGCGGCTATGACTTTTGGTATCAACCGTATTTCGATGTCATGGTGTCATCCGAGTGGGGAGCTCCCAACAAATGGCGACg GGGATGGCAGACAAAAGACCTCGATGACATGACCCAGTATGGCTGTCGTCTCAACTTCTACAAGTGGTCCACACAGACCCTTTACCAGACCATCGATCTAGGATCGGATGGAATAACTCCTTTGGAGATCCGGTTTCTGCACAATCCCAAACGAGCTGAAGGATTTGTTGGCTGTGCTTTGAATGCCAAAGTATTCTATTTCAAGAAAAAGGACAATTCCGATGAGTTCGAGGCCAAGAAGGTGATTGACATTCCCGAGAAATTGGTCGACACCGGCAGTGGAAAGGCGGAAAGTATGGGTGGAATGATATCGGATATTATCATATCCCTGGACGATCGATTCCTGTATGTGAACTGCTGGCGTCATGGAGATGTTCGGCAATACGATATTACCGATCCTGAGAATCCAAAACTCACGGGTCAGTTGTTTTTGGGAGGCGCCATAGCCAGTGATTTGCCCAATGTGGTTGTCAAGGAAGATAAGGAACTTAAG GAAAGACCACCAGCACGTTATGTCAAGGGGCGCCGTTTGGAAGGCGGTCCCCAAATGATGCAGCTCTCCTTGGATGGAAAACGATTGTATGTTTCATCATCTCTTTACTCCCCTTGGGATAAGCAG TTTTATCCCAAAATGGTGTCTAAGGGAGGTCACATTGTCTTGATCGATGTGGATACTGTGAACGGTGGCTTTGCTCTCAATGAAGACTTCCTGGTGGACTTTGGCAATGAACCCTATGGACCTGGTCTGCCTCATGAAATGCGTTACCCTGGTGGTGATTGCACTTCTGACATATGGCTCGCCAACGATGCCTAA
- the LOC108130704 gene encoding uncharacterized protein — protein sequence MVSSSKLLEPPMNRMPCTFLHSRPGQSCTQAFLWNVYRNHVSSGKYYLPLLLFPLALKWRRLSDRKTIMPVVWNYLQATSFASFINAVTFYLICMARRYYGRFTFIFTPSMSCWLASQLCWWMPPQVLLYFVSGVTHAAMETLMRYFNVPLVHSRLGQTLVFMICSVIVIHYQQEKKYSGFWFIRPAALQKDYQKRTMIQRLRQSLKEISNYMGVGLILDLVNPIRKRSLRSLRLKSTTFLVGYMGLFKLLQSLLLERFNLKQTNALAAFISGSAFASLNRLTFMCFAVVTASQAAWLQVCSKDSKEDPQLASIQRIPWSKLLIPCSLAYLVHIFFYHSQYLNELARDFIDSTCDKNGQRLFDLLNFQDENMVVAAVVKRSPEASFWF from the exons ATGGTGTCGTCTAGCAAGCTATTGGAGCCACCGATGAACCGGATGCCCTGCACTTTCCTGCACAGTCGTCCGGGTCAGAGCTGCACCCAGGCTTTTCTGTGGAATGTGTACCGGAACCATGTGTCCAGTGGGAAATACTATCTACCCCTACTGCTG tTCCCCTTGGCTCTGAAATGGCGACGCCTTTCGGATAGAAAGACCATAATGCCAGTGGTTTGGAACTATCTACAGGCCACTAGTTTCGCTTCCTTCATCAATGCCGTCACTTTTTATCTGATTTGTATGGCCCGGAGATACTATGGTCGTTTTACGTTTATTTTCACTCCCTCTATGTCCTGCTGGCTGGCCTCCCAACTTTGCTGGTGGATGCCACCCCAAGTGCTCCTCTACTTTGTGAGTGGTGTCACCCATGCA GCCATGGAAACGCTAATGCGATACTTTAATGTGCCCTTGGTGCACTCTCGTTTGGGCCAGACACTTGTGTTTATGATCTGCTCTGTAATTGTGATTCATTACCAGCAAGAAAAGAAATACTCTGGTTTCTGGTTCATACGTCCTGCTGCTTTGCAAAAGGATTACCAAAAAAGGACGATGATACAACGACTGAGACAAAGCCTTAAGGAAATAAGTAATTATATGGGTGTTGGTCTAATACTAGATCTTGTGAATCCCATTCGAAAAAGGAGCCTCAGAAGTTTACGTCTTAAGTCAACCACCTTTTTGGTCGGCTATATGGGACTGTTTAAG TTGCTGCAATCTTTGCTTTTAGaaagatttaatttaaaacaaaccAACGCTTTGGCGGCTTTTATTAGCGGTTCTGCCTTTGCCTCTTTAAATCGCCTGACATTCATGTGTTTTGCTGTGGTCACAGCCAGCCAGGCTGCTTGGCTGCAGGTTTGTTCCAAGGATTCCAAAGAAGATCCCCAACTAGCATCTATTCAAAGGATACCCTGGTCCAAGCTTCTTATACCCTGCAGTCTGGCGTATCTGGTGCACATTTTCTTTTACCATTCCCAATACCTGAACGAATTGGCCAGGGACTTTATTGACTCCACATGCGATAAGAA TGGCCAACGactttttgatttattgaaCTTCCAAGATGAAAACATGGTAGTTGCAGCCGTCGTTAAAAGGTCGCCAGAAGCCtcattttggttttaa